AGCTGCATAAGTGAACGGTGGTTGTCTGCGTATGCCTGTTGACTGGTTCGTGGTCGAAGAGACACGTTGGAAGAAAAATATTTCGTTTCAACCACGTGCGCATGCCTTGGCGTCGTCTGTATAGCTGCCACTCGAACCCAACAGGATTGCGTGACAGGAACCACACGCCAAACCTGTTGCATCGGAatgggagaaagaggggagggggggggagggtagaGCACTGAATACCCCATCAAGGAGGGAGGTTACAGCCTAGCAGCAGCTCAAAGCGTCCGCGCTGATTACGGCACGCTTTGCGCTGGCATCGACTTCACaacatccctctctcttcctcccgcCTCTCCTTGGTGCTCCATCCTCTCTACACCACAGCACCGGAAAAGGATGGGATGGCTGGGTAGCCAGCGAAGGTtcgtagcagcggcaccaccgagCTCGTGAGCAGGCAGAGCGGCAACCCAGCGAACAAGCCGGCCACGCCTTCGCGACGCCATACCTGCACGGCGCAGTCCCAGCCGGTTGCATAGCGGCACCCACGGCGCACAGTGGTGGGAGTCTGAAACTGGGCATCGCTGTCATTGCACACACTCTCTGCATCTACGGCGGGCAGCAACGCCATGCGCTGCCGAAGAACGACAAACGGACGCTGCAGGGCGTTGACCAATCCGGCAACCGCCAGCAGTAACCCCCAAGCAAAGAGGCGGTTCTTCCTAAGACGCAGTAGCACCGACGGCGCGGACGCTGCGCCGGCGGTCGAAGCGTTCATCACCGTTGCATACCGCATCCACCGCGACGCCGGCTGCACCACTGTCCACGCGAGTCCAAGTGACAAGACGCGGTTAGCGAGATCGACGTCAAGTCCGTTCATGAGAAGGCTGCGAATTCCCATCTGAGGGAGGACGCATTTCCACACTTCAGTAGCGCTCGCGTAGCGGTAtggtcgtcgctgctgcctctcttcctgttgTTGTGAGGACTGCCGGGAAGGTTGGCAGACAGGTAGGGTCGTGTCCGCCATGTAGTTTACTCGAATCGTCGTCCGCACCgtgcgcagcggccacgAGAGAAGACTCAGGACGAGCGTGGGTGCCACTGTCAGCGATAGTCTCATCCAccacgacgccgccgcaccaccagCTCGACCGCTTTTGCCGAGCATCAACGGGCCAAGGCGCTTCATCAGGCTACGCAGGGCGGCAACAAGCAGAGCCTCCTCAACAAAGGTCGCTAGCACAAAGCCGAGCTCTGCTTTACCGCCACGTATGAAGCCAGATGCGCTGCCCTCTTCCTTGTAGATGTGGCGCAGCCACCCAAAGACGCTCATACGGGCTGGACGCTGCAACGGGGATTCATCAGCAGTGACACTCGCCTTCGGTAAGCTGGAGTGAGCCACTTCCGTTCGTAGTTCCCCCTCCACAGCTGCTAAGCAGTCTAGCCGAAGCAGGGCGACCTTGGCCACAAAACTAGCCGACGCCGTGGCTACCGAGTTGCTCAGAACCACAAGCGCCGTCGTGATGTCTTCCATAGTGAttctgctgctcgccggCACGTTTTCTTCCTCCAGGAAAGCGTTGATGCTCGCTTCTGTCAGCCGACGGTGCTCCTCATCTTCGAGGTCGTCCTCTGCGTCGCGCTGTCGTCGCAAAGGGGAGTtggctgctccagctgcatGAGCATAATGGGAGGAGAACGCTGGCGCGGACATGCGAAGCCACGGTTGCGTAAACCGATTGGTGCGTTGGTCCGTTGCGTGCCTGTGCGAAGAGAGATGCGGGCAGGGGGAGGCGTGAGGTGAGGAGCGACGTTTGAgtcacaaaaaaaaagggaggggggggatgggAGGGANNNNNNNNNNNNNNNNNNNNNNNNNNNNNNNNNNNNNNNNNNNNNNNNNNNNNNNNNNNNNNNNNNNNNNNNNNNNNNNNNNNNNNNNNNNNNNNNNNNNNNNNNNNNNNNNNNNNNNNNNNNNNNNNNNNNNNNNNNNNNNNNNNNNNNNNNNNNNNNNNNNNNNNNNNNNNNNNNNNNNNNNNNNNNNNNNNNNNNNNNNNNNNNNNNNNNNNNNNNNNNNNNNNNNNNNNNNNNNNNNNNNNNNNNNNNNNNNNNNNNNNNNNNNNNNNNNNNNNNNNNNNNNNNNNNNNNNNNNNNNNNNNNNNNNNNNNNNNNNNNNNNNNNNNNNNNNNNNNNNNNNNNNNNNNNNNNNNNNNNNNNNNNNNNNNNNNNNNNNNNNNNNNNNNNNNNNNNNNNNNNNNNNNNNNNNNNNNNNNNNNNNNNNNNNNNNGGAGGAGGGGGACAGAAAAGAAGAGTGCAGAGGCAAACACCGAAGTCGTCTTGAAGGGAAGACGCAatcggggtggcgcagggGACAGCGCAAAAGGCGTGTAAGTCGGTGTGGTGCCTTTTGCGTGATGGGCTTCTCACGCAGCCAGGcagggcgagagggggaagaggggagggaaaggcgaaggggtgatgcagcgctgcgcgttGAAGGCAGTGGGgcaaggggaggggtagCCTTGGATGGAAGTCGTCCTTTTGCACCCCATGACAACCTCCTACCTGTCCTAtcgtctctcgctctctctctgtttcccttcCGCGTAGCCGGCGCACCTTCGCCTTCCGTGCCTCCCTCCCGCGCGGTGCTAGTCGCCTGCCTTGTGCACCGTTTCTTTAGTTGTTCTTTGGTCGATTTCCTTTGCTGTTCGCTGGCGTtgtggcgcgcgcgtgcacacgcgccttcCTGCATTCTCCAGTAGCCAAAACAGATGGGGGTTGCCGTTACAAGTGGCGATACTGTTCTATTACGCCCTTCGTgggagcaaaagagagcgacgcTCTGTCAGGGCATGCAGGGACGATACGGGCGCTGCATGAGGACAAGGAATAGCAGCTCGGACAGATACACGCACATGTACCCATGGGcccagagagagggggaaaccCCCTCACACGAAAGAGACGTAAAAGAACGTTTGGGGGTGGCAGGGAGGACGAAGTGGGAGAagacgcaaaaaaaaaaaaagaatacGAATGTCTGCACGaagcagcaagagaaagagacgctgACGGCTAGGCGGAGCGAGCAAAGCCAGCACCCATCCCCATCCTTGCACGTGATACGCTTTGCGCGTTTCGTTGTAGTGCCTCAGTAAGGCTCCACCTCTGGCAGGACGCACGATATCGGCGACTTCGTCACTGCCAAACCAGCCGACATCACCGTTGATGTTACTATGAGGCCGTAGCCACTGCCTGCGCCTTCtagtggcgctgccgctgatgtcCGCGCAGAGGCTGGTGCAGTCTGCCCTGGTGTGATGGCTAGCGACCCAACCACAGTCATCGCCGACTCGGCGCGGCCCTTCAGGAGCGTCTTCAGGTAGTTCCAAACGTCAAAGTGCAACCCGCGACAGAGCATATCTTTTCACCAGAAGCACTCCTCGCTGCCGGGCACAGAGTCCATGTGCTTCACGTAGGCAGCGGATGCCGCTGATGCTGTTCCACAAGACGCTTCAGATGGCCAAGAATTCTCTTCACCAGCGACAAGGTGTGGCGACAGCCACactcgaggaggtggagcgggcCCACCACCGACAAGGCAGGGAATTTATGGGTGAGGCAGTTCGTGGTTGCCCAAGCCCCAGCAAAGTGCGGGTGCATCGATGGAGCGGCACCGTGGGTGCTACTGAAATTGCCATGGCCACGTCTAGTGTTTTCCTCGGACGTTCTCTGACTCGCCTCGTCTGCAGTGAAGTCCGTCACACTGCTGACGATGATGGTGTCCACGGACGCCTGCATGGACGTCGCCGTCAGATAGGTTAGCGCCCTGTGCAGGAGTGTGGTGGCCAGGTAAGCATGTTGCATACTCAAGTGCACTTGGCGCGAGTTAGGGGATGGCAgtggtgcgctgcagaaCATGCTTGGTGAAGAACAGTACCCACCTGAGCACGGCGTCGTAATGGAGTACGTCCGTCCTCTGTGGTtcacgaggaggcggagactATGGGTGGGTGAATGGTGAGGGAGCGGCAGATATCCAGCTTCGGggaaatagagagagagggaaacggAAAACAGTAGTGCATAcaatgggggggggggaactGGACTCGAGCTTCTTGTGAGTGAAGTGGGGGAGATGTACGTGGACGTTAGAgtgctggggggggggggggaggcggctgttttgtgctgctgtttcgGCTAGCGCAGGCGCTACAGTGTTGCTCCTTGACACAGGAGAGGGGACGCTCCTTGGCGCTGTAGTGGATTaggaggtgaggagagagtgggggagagaacAGAACAAAAGGACGTCAAACCCGCGCGCGCGTGTAGAGGCATGTACGTCGTCTACCCAGCGCCGTAGAATCAGGAAGCACAACATAGAGAGGGGATgtaaagagggagggagcgagggaaagaggggtggagaggatAGGATGGGGaatggagggggaggggggagagaggagttgCGCAAAGACCAATCAAAGGCACAAGAAAAGCAACTCGAGGCTTAGCCAGGGCCACTAAAACTGCAGCAGTTGCCAACGACTGCATCgatgtatgcgtgtgtgtgtgtgtgtgtgtgtgtgcaagtAGCATCCCTATTTCCATAGGACTTGCACATGCTGACGTGCACGAGTACAGTTGCTTCCCCAACTCCTCCCCATTGCGTTGCACATTGTTTCGCTTAAATCTCCTTATCTTCTGCGCAATTTTGTAGCATTTCGCGTCTTTACAAGCCGCCTAGTCAACACCGAGCAGCTCGTCGAGGAAGGCCTCTGTGTTCAATACATGCTGGTGGGCACCGCCGCTCTCACCGATTGATGGCACAGCCTCACCACTGGGAAAGGTGGCCTCTCCAGCACTCACGTCAGGGTTGCCGATGAGCCGCAACTTCCGCCCTTCACCGCATAACGCCAGAAGGGCCGCCCGCTCGGCGGACGACAGGACGACACCCTTCACCTGCAGTGCTCGCCGCACGCTTGAGTACAACTTTGGTACGTGTACCGGCGGCACACGTCGTAGAacggtgtgcagcagcagagacacATCACCGCTTGCAAGTGCCACACTAAGCGCGTCAGCCCAACTGCCCACCCAGCGATCGTTAATGATGCTGCGGATGACATGACGCTGCCGCGACCAATTCAGTGGTACCGCGGTACCAGGGACAGCGACTGCGCACTGCCCATCCGGCACCGGCATGGCAGGCGTGGAAGGAGACCTGTCTGCTGCGGCTATGAGTACCGCAGTGGCCACCTTCTCCGCGACCATGGCCGGTGACTGAAAAGATGTGGAAGACAAGGTGGCCACTGGAGAGGTCGCCGTGGCTGACGCCTGCAGCATCGCTAACAACAGCTTGTGCGTCATGCTCTCCGTCGGATCCACGGCATCGCCTacgcggcaccgccacatAGCCCACAAGTCCAAAACGGCTCTATTTTGTGAtggacagcggcgcagggcGTACGCAACCTGTGACACAACAAAGCCATCGAGGTAGACGTCTGGGGTCTCGTGAAagcacgccagcgcctctgccCAACGGCTGGCCGACgcgaggagaaagaaaatgcGTCCAAGTGCGTGTCTCAGCGACAACGATGTCCGTGCAGACCCTGGCGGATGGGGGCCAATGCGCAACGGCTCCGACGTCGCCCCTGCAGTGACAGCGATGTCGGGTGGAGATGCATGTTCCACCTGGTGGTAGGAGTACTGCCGAGCAAAGTTCCACAGGGCCAGAGCACCCTGCCACGATGCACCAAATGGCCTGGCCACTTCGCACGCGACGAGGCCCTTGCTAAGTCGGTGAACAAACGGGAATGCGTCTAccggcgtgggtgtgggcgtgaACAGGCGACAGCGAGAAGGGCCCTTCGCCTCGCTGATCAAGTCCTGGGTCTCTACACCCAAACTTTCCGTGTCCTTATTGTAGGGGAGACCATCACGAACGCCGTGGCTCAAGCAAAGCTGCAATGCTGTGATCCAGTCGCCTCGCGACGTGGCATTGTCgatgcgccgcagcagtcgtTGAAGCGATACGCGAGCTGCGCGGTCCGGTGCAGTGGGCTGATCCAGACTAAAAGCCCGCGGCTCCGTTGGCGGCGGGTGTAGTGCTAGGCGCAGTGCTGCCCAGGTGCTACCAAGACCCTCACTCTCTACAATCCGCTCGTGCCACACGCGGAAGGCTTCCAACGCATTTCTACTGTCTGCTGGAACGGCAGggctgcagtggctgcgAAGACGCTTTAAGTCATGCTCTGCGTCGCTGAATATTTTCCTCAGGTGCACGCGACTTAGTTCTTCTGCCCTTTCACCATCATCCCTTCCAACGTTGTTCGGCGTCGAGGAAGCGTCCCAGAGAGCGGATTTGACGGTCGTGCCCATCAACGCACACGTAGAGGACGACAACAAGAGTGAACGCACCGCATTTCTTCTCGAGGGCGGCGTGGGGGCACTGCGGAGGCTGTTTCTGCTGCTTTGCATTGGTTTACCCTCGCAGACCGCGGTGAGCACTTCTGTCCACATACGTTGCCACTCGTCGCATGTACAGTGCATGTCACGAAGCaccagcagtagcagcgccACTGTCTCTGCCATTGTGCCCATATGATGTCCCGTTGGGGTCACAGAGCTCGCGAATACGCACTTGGtcagctgctccactgccCCCTCCAGGAAAGAGGCAAGACGTCGACGGTGGACCTGCGACGGACTCTTACTCGAGGCGGTGCACTCGttgcagcaccacagccacTGCCAGAGAAGAcgccaccacacacgcataggcGACGTAGGGTTCTCCTCGCACATCTGACCATTGCTGATAGCGCTCGCGGGAGTGGTGGCACGGCCACTCTCCATCTCGAAAAGAAGCAGCAAGTCGCGCGTGCGCATCGCATCGCGCTCCACAACGTGGGTGAAAAGGGCGAGCAATAGCACCAGCCTCGGAGACGTGACAGGGTGCATAGTGCGCCACCACGCCTGCCACGCAGCCGTGCCGTAgccgcaccacagcagaAGCCAAACAGATGCCTCTTGCAGTGATACGAAGATCAAAGGAGCCTCCACGCACCCGTCAGTGTCCTCAGAAGCCGTCAGCGCACTGGATCTGCGGCGACACAAACCACTTGCTGACGAAGCTTCCCATGATGCTTGCACATGTtggctggcggcggtgtcttCTTGCTTGTGGCAGCAGAGtacctccagcgcctcgcgcCACGCCCCGGTGCCAATAAGCCGAcacagtcgctgctgcactggcGACATCGAAAAGTGCGGCTCACTCGCACCTGTGTGTAGCGGCGGTGAAGAACATGACGGTGCTGGACGCATACAAGCGTCGCCGTTCGCAGTCAGTGGAACATCAGCACCTGATGCGTTGACTGACGTGGCGGCCTCGATACGCTTGGTGCTCGACTCCCCACATGTCGTGGCGCCGTGAAATTGTcgtcgccggcggtggctgaTACAGCGCTGGACTCTCGATGCTCTCGACTTCACTGGTGCGGCAAACTGCGTCACAAGGTGTGCATCTACACGATGTGCACCACTGTGAGAGGTGGAAGGCATTGGACCTGAATTGTTTTCACTGCCAGTGCTCAAGTTACCCGCGGAAGCCGGTGGTGACAGCGGTGcggcaggtggtggtgaagacgACACCCACCGTCTCGCGGTGCGCAGTGCCATGGTAACGACATCTTTCCTTTGTATGTCACTGAGCTGAGGAACGGCAAGCTTTGCGTGGGAAGACGTCAGAAGGCGTCgctgcaacggcagcacgCTGCCAAGGCGTTCGGACGTTCTGCCATGGCGCAGGTAGGTTGCAATTGAGCTTCTCATGGCTCTACCTCACAGCAGGAAGAACTACCCATTCGATGGCGGGGCGGGGACCTACTCAAACAGGCACTGCTCGTGGGCATCTGTGTTCAGCAACCTTCCGTCgactgtgtgtgtcggtgacCCAGAAATGctgaaaagggaaagggggtggTTACGCCCATGGTCACTCGGGGCATAGTCTTGTGAAGGCACCCCAAGCAGAGACGCAACCgtaaagagaggaaggaaaaggaaaagaaaggagcgagagagagagagagagacagaggcaggtagaagaaaagcgaagggTGTGGTGCGATTGAGCTAGTAACGCGAGCATGTTTtacctgtgtgtgtgattgtgtgtgtgtgattgtgtgtgtgtgtgtgtgtgtgtgggtggtgcgTATGAGGCAGGAGGATTATGCAGCGGAAATGAATGTCCCATCGTCTCTTGTGCTCCAGCAGCcttgggagagggggtgtctgcccccccccctcccctccctccctcccccctacaccaccccaccccggATGAACAGCACAAATGTTTACAATGTATCAGTGAGCACACAtacaaagcacacacacacagagacgcagcAGGGCTCCAAAGGAACTGTGGGTTTTTCATGGGCACACAGAAGCGTCAGCCGGTGCATGCACACAACTGACCCTCAGCCCGCACTTGCTCTCCGTCATGTTCATGCGTGTATATACATAATTTCTCCCCACCTTGCAAACTACGAGCGCGAGAGCGTTGACCCTTTTCGttgtttgttttcctctctcttgctcatACCGCCGCAACGTTAAGCAGTACAGGCATGTGAGGATTGTTCCCATAGCGGACAGAGGAGGCGTGAgggagtggagagagggaccGAGACACTTGAcagcggcagaagagagtcccccctccaccccccacccctcccacacacacaggcacacaaaATGCCCACAGAGGCTAGAAGTACAAAAATTAACAAcaaagacaaagaaaaatAAAGGCAATGGTACATGTGaagggagacacacaccggcacacacagacaggcaAGGGCATGGCGTATGCGCCTGCAAAGTAAGGGTGGGTGGAGCCTTAAAAacggcgcgtgtgcgcgtgcctgcgtggttgggtgtgtgtggacaAGGTCGGCGGTGAAGCTCAACGGAGAGGAAACATCGAGGAGAACCAAAACAACAACCGCAAAGacgaaaagcaaaaaaagaaggaacaTACACTCGCGCGCCCACCCACGACgtggcgcttctcctccagaGGTGAGAAGGGgcgggaaaggagaggaggggattGGTTCCAATCAGTGTCACTCAAGAAAACACAATTCACCTGCAGAGATCTCGGCGTTGGCCAACTCTCACGGACTAATTGCCTTATCTTACCATGtcccctgccctccccctcctcttacACTCACAGACTTGGTACCGTCATATCGCCTCTTTGACGACATCGACGACAGTGCTGCTTCCGCGCCGATCGTTTGGGTGAGGTTCACCTTGCGGTACGTTTTGAGGGACGGCAGGCTGTTCTCCGTCAAGTCTAGTCCGGCACCCTTGCGCGCCTCCGACGTTGCCAGCCCGGTCGACCACGGCGCGAGCACTGGCATGGACCacttcgtgcgtgtgtgccacGTGCGGAACGGGTGTCGGTTGTTGCGGATTGGCTCCTTGTCGTACGGGTCAGGGATCCACTCTACGTCGCCCCCGATGTGCAGGTGATCCGGTTTGCCAGCGCGGAAGGGGCCATAGGTCTTGCGCGGCTTCTTCTCCGGCTCCCCCTGAGGCATCCACTTGGGGTAGTCATGCTTCACAGGGCCGGTGCGGAAGTGCCAGATGCGGCCGCGGTTCGGCTTGTCGCTGTACGGGTCAGGAATGTgctcggcagcgccgccgaggtAGCCACAGGGACCGCCAGCCTTCATGACACCCGCCCGCGGTGACGGCCCGGTGGTATCGCCGTTGTCCTCCAGCATGTGCGGGTACTCGGAGAAAAGGCCGCGCTTCAGAGGGCAGTTTCGGGTAAACATGGCCGTCTGGCGAGGCAATTTGCTCGGCTTCACAGGTCGGCCAGGCTCCGTGTCGAGCGGCAGATACCCCATGCCGCCCATGTCTGTCCCTCGGCCCAGTGCAAAATCCATGCggtcgccggcgctgcggtcaTTGACATGGTGTGGTTCAATCGGCGCTGCGTACGGACCGCCACCCGAGTACTCATACTGAAACTGACCGCCAGCGCGGAGGTCATGGAAAGGGGCACTCTCGCGGGTGATATGATCCTCCTCGCAGTCGTAGAGGTGATGCCAGTTGGTCCAGTGCCGCCGGTTGTCCCAGTTCTTGGGACGGAGGTTATGAATGGTCTCCAGGCGACCCTCCGTCATGATGAAGCGTTTCGATTGTGTATTTCTAGGTGAAgagctgtgcgtgcgcgcgtcttGAAGCGCCGACGGAAAAACTTGAGTTGACACCTGCGGCGCAGGGAGCGAGATGACTAGGCAGACTTCGGCAACACCGCACAGAAGATGGAGCAGTGACAAACAGCCTAAGAGCACGACAGCGGAAGGAAGTAATCCACCTACGTAACGGCGTATTGGTGCGTGTGGATATGCTGGTGATGATGTGGGATGACAAGGAAGGGGCGTCGACTCAGAGAGgtgcaaagagggaggaagagcaagtggggggagggagggagaggcggagagtAGAGTAGACGAAGTGTGCATCAGAACACGAAGGGAGGAAGCACGAACGAGTACCGCACAAGGCAGGCATCAAACGcacccccctttcttttgtAAATCAGCACCGCTGAAGCGATGCGGCTCTCTCTTCGCGCCTCAGCGTCCAGGGCCGTACCCTCTCTCCGTGCACCGCGCATGTACGTAAATTGTGGCCGCTTCCTCGTTTCGTCCCTCCGTTTCAGGTGTTTATTTTTTGCTTTGGCTGCCAACGGTGTGAATCGAGAAGCTGCTCGAGACACCCGcgaaacacacagagagagagaaagggggtaAACTGTGAACCCATGGCAAAGGCGGAAGCATCCGCCAGGAGGAAGGTGCAGGGGCTTCCTCACTCAGCTCAGCGAGATGGAGAGGCGAGTCGCTTCGCCCACGCCTAGTAgtcaattttttttttgctcctcttcacctcgcATCTGGTCTCACCGAAACCCCCTGCTCTCTTGTTGGAAGTGCCCCACCATTGGCTGACCTAAACCAAGTGCCGGGGCTGAGCGAGGTTCGCTAGATCCATGTGCGATACCCCGCATCGCCATCGCGTCAGCCGGCGCGGCAAGCGGGGTGTGCTCCTTCAGTGTGATGCCAAACTTCTTCTCAAACGCGAACTCCTCGAACTGGTAGATGTAGTCCTGGAAAACGTCGCCGATGACGCCATCGTGCAGGCAGAAGTACGGCATCTGTGCATCGTGCAGCGGGCGAGAGACGGACACGTACTCCGTCTGCCCGCTGATCATCTGCATGCGGCGATAGCGATCAAGCTCGATGCCAAAGTAGTCGAGCGTCTTTGTCGCCACCCGCGTCGCGTGTCGCTTTACGTCACGGTTCGACCAGTGCGCCATGCGGCGCTGATCAAACTTGCCATAGTACTCGATTGCGTGCGCGGTGCCAGAGCCGAAGATGcccagcaccttctcccccATGGACGCCAGTTGCGAGTCGCTTGGCGGCTTACCCGTGTACAGGCCGTTGTGCAGACACAACGCGGAGCACAGGGATGGCAGGCACTGGCTAAGAGCACGGTGCACCCAAATGGCCCTCATCTTGGGGAAGACGATGTTGACAGCGTCGGAGCTGAGGATGGCGAAGGGGCTGTACAGAAGCCAGTGCGGGTGGAGCAACACATTCTTTGTGCCGTACGTTTGCCGCTCCATCATATTGTCGATAGGATCGAACTCCCGTGTTACAGGTTCGGAAAAGTGTCCGCACTTCCAGTACCACTGAAGCAGCTCCATCACACGACGCACCTCAGTGTACACCGGTAGTTGATCCTCCTCCAGGCACTCAAGCAGGTACTCATCCAGTCCGTGAAGCAGGCCCCACGCGTACGACTGCGGCGTCATGAGATGCAGGGTAAGGTCGTCGTCGACTTGGTCTGCCTGCGGTACTCGGACGCAGAGAAAGTCCGGGTGCAGATACGAGAAGCCGCGGAACTTCTTGTGAAACGCGTCACGGCGCTCGATGTCAAGTAGGGAGGACGGGGACAAGGTGTCACACTGACGCGGGGTGAGAAACAGGCCTGAGCGGGTCAGCACGTGTGCAGCCATGTGACCATTCGAACGAGGCAGACCCATCACCACGATGGGGTCGTCCACTGCATCCTCCTTTGCGATTTCGTCACCATTCAACCGGTACACCTCCTCAACAGCGAGCCGTTGTGCCAAGGCGTTGGTTAGTcgggagcgcagcagctgactACCATGTTTTGTAGTGCCGGTCTTGTCCTGGCATGCACGGCACAGCTTTTTCCACCAATGCGCGTGAGGCAGGTCTGCCTCGGACGGCACCGCCACATTGGCTGTGGCGCACGCCTCCGTGACGACAGCGTCAAATTCAAAGCTCTCCCGCGCGGCGCGCGAGGTGAAGGTGTTGAGGAGGCGAGCGGGCCACGATCCGCCGCGGACCACGTCACGCACCCCCGACATTGACTTTAGCCCGATCATGGTTGCTGCAGCTTGATCAGCGGAAAGAGGTAGAAAGAGGAGTCAGGTATTAGCAGGATGGGAGGGCCTTTGTGTGCATGCGTATGACTGCGTGGCGCGCACTATACAGCAAATCGTAGCGAcagggacacacacacacacaacagaaTGAGTGGTGGGTGCAATAGGGACAGCTTTTCAAGTCTTCTGCGCAGTGGCCGCCCCTCTTTCGCCGGTGCCGACGAGAAGTGTTGCCGCAGCATCGTCGATGCAGTCAAGCATTAAAAAAGGAAATggagaaaagagacacagaaaaggaatacaaaaaaggagaggaggactgACTATGCACCCTTGGTGAACAAAGCGTGCATACGTAGACACATCCGCGCATGCACGGATGtgtggaagaggtggtgccgGTTAtagggagaagaaaggctAGCGTGATCCGCTCAGACTGCACACGTATGTTCCCACAAAGGCGCTCTGCTCTCCATCCCCTGCCCTCATATGGAAGCGTCTATCCCGATATGTAAGGGAGAGAACGCTGAGGGCTGAGGACTGCAGAAGAGCATCAAAAGAGACGAGGGGTGGAGGCTACAAATCGTTGCACTCCGTCCTATCCTGttccctccaccctcctccgTGCCTCTTCGTCATACCCCCCCGCCCACCCCGGCAGCGACACACGCGCCACGAGACAGGGTCGATCGCTTCCACTGGCGAGCCAAGACGGCATCGCGTGCACAAGTGCCTCGCTTACCCTCTTATTtacttctcctcctttgtcattgctgctgctactgtttTTCTTGGCGGTGAGCCTAGACACGCCGAAGAACAAACAGCCAAAACAGCTCATTGCTGTGTGGCCTTCTTGTGCACAAACCTCTGAACCAGACAGATACCGAAGGACAGaaaagtgaagaggaggatgcAAAGGGGGAGGTAGGTGCaacctctctccctttcttcttccttcttgGCTTCCATCCTCTACGCCTCTGC
Above is a genomic segment from Leishmania panamensis strain MHOM/PA/94/PSC-1 chromosome 14 sequence containing:
- a CDS encoding hypothetical protein (TriTrypDB/GeneDB-style sysID: LpmP.14.1000), producing MIGLKSMSGVRDVVRGGSWPARLLNTFTSRAARESFEFDAVVTEACATANVAVPSEADLPHAHWWKKLCRACQDKTGTTKHGSQLLRSRLTNALAQRLAVEEVYRLNGDEIAKEDAVDDPIVVMGLPRSNGHMAAHVLTRSGLFLTPRQCDTLSPSSLLDIERRDAFHKKFRGFSYLHPDFLCVRVPQADQVDDDLTLHLMTPQSYAWGLLHGLDEYLLECLEEDQLPVYTEVRRVMELLQWYWKCGHFSEPVTREFDPIDNMMERQTYGTKNVLLHPHWLLYSPFAILSSDAVNIVFPKMRAIWVHRALSQCLPSLCSALCLHNGLYTGKPPSDSQLASMGEKVLGIFGSGTAHAIEYYGKFDQRRMAHWSNRDVKRHATRVATKTLDYFGIELDRYRRMQMISGQTEYVSVSRPLHDAQMPYFCLHDGVIGDVFQDYIYQFEEFAFEKKFGITLKEHTPLAAPADAMAMRGIAHGSSEPRSAPALGLGQPMVGHFQQESRGFR